The following coding sequences lie in one Brachionichthys hirsutus isolate HB-005 chromosome 15, CSIRO-AGI_Bhir_v1, whole genome shotgun sequence genomic window:
- the vangl2 gene encoding vang-like protein 2, with amino-acid sequence MDNESQYSGYSYKSSRSSRKHRERRDRHRSKSRDGSSRGDKSVTIQTPGEPLLDAESTRGDDRDDNWGETTTVVTGTSDHSISNEDLTRVTKDLEDSTPLECRRFVGPALGGCLSFFALVTPLAFLVLPQVLWRDALDPCGTPCEGLYVSLAFKLLVLLISSWALFLRPPRATLPRFFVFRCLLMVLVFLFVASYWLFYGVRVLEPREKDYRGIVEYAASLVDALLFIQYLALVLLEVRHLQPAFCLKVVRSTDGASRFYNVGHLSVQRAAVWLLDRYYNDFPVYNPALLNLPKSILSKKMTGFKVYSLDENTTNNSTGQSRAMIAAAARRRDNSHNDFYYEEAEMDRRVRKRKARLVVAVEEAFTHIKRLHEEEVAASPKHPREVMDPREAAQAIFAPMARAMQKYLRTTRQQAFHSMESILTHLQFCITHNMTPKAFLERYLSPGPTVQYQQQSDRGRQWTLVSEEPVTSALRQGLVFSLRRPDFSLVVTVTPLPFLRLGEEFIDPKSHKFVMRLQSETSV; translated from the exons ATGGACAACGAGTCGCAGTACTCGGGCTACTCTTACAAGTCGTCCAGAAGCTCCCGCAAGCACAG gGAGCGGAGGGATCGGCATCGCTCTAAGAGCCGAGACGGCAGCAGCCGTGGAGACAAATCGGTTACGATCCAGACTCCAGGAGAGCCGCTGCTGGATGCCGAGTCGACCCGCGGAGACGACAGG GATGACAACTGGGGCGAGACCACGACGGTCGTCACCGGTACCTCGGACCACAGCATCTCTAACGAAGACCTCACCCGCGTCACCAAAGATTTGGAGGACTCCACTCCGCTGGAGTGCAGGCGCTTCGTCGGCCCCGCTCTGGGAGGCTGTCTGAGCTTCTTCGCCCTGGTGACGCCCTTAGCCTTCCTCGTCCTCCCGCAGGTCCTGTGGCGAGACGCCCTGGACCCCTGCGGGACGCCCTGCGAGGGCCTCTACGTCTCCTTGGCCTTCAAGCTCCTGGTCCTGCTCATCTCGTCCTGGGCGCTGTTCCTCCGGCCTCCTCGCGCCACGCTGCCACGCTTCTTTGTCTTCCGCTGCCTGCTGATGGTGCTGGTCTTCCTGTTCGTGGCGTCGTACTGGTTGTTCTACGGCGTGCGGGTGCTGGAGCCCAGGGAGAAGGACTACAGAGGGATAGTGGAGTACGCTGCCTCGCTGGTGGACGCCCTGCTCTTCATACAGTACCTGGctctggtgctgctggaggtcCGACACCTGCAGCCGGCCTTTTGCCTGAAAGTGGTGCGGAGCACCGATGGAGCCAGCAGGTTCTACAACGTGGGCCACCTCAG TGTCCAGCGGGCAGCTGTCTGGTTGTTGGACCGTTATTACAACGACTTCCCCGTCTACAACCCCGCCCTGCTCAACCTGCCCAAGTCCATCCTGTCCAAGAAGATGACCGGCTTCAAGGTGTACTCCCTGGACG AAAACACCACTAACAACTCCACCGGCCAGTCCCGGGCCATGATAGCAGCCGCCGCCCGGAGGAGAGACAACTCCCACAACGACTTCTACTACGAGGAGGCCGAGATGGATCGCCGGGTCCGCAAACGCAAAGCACG TTTGGTTGTAGCAGTCGAAGAGGCTTTCACACACATCAAGCGTCTCCATGAAGAGGAGGTCGCCGCATCCCCCAAACACCCCAGGGAGGTGATGGATCCCCGGGAGGCGGCTCAAGCCATCTTCGCCCCGATGGCCCGGGCCATGCAGAAGTACCTGAGAACCACTCGGCAGCAGGCTTTCCACAGCATGGAGAGCAtcctcacacacctgcagtTCTGCATCACACACAACATGACGCCGAAG GCTTTTCTGGAGCGTTACCTTTCTCCAGGCCCCACCGTGCAGTACCAGCAGCAGAGCGACAGGGGGCGCCAGTGGACGCTGGTCAGCGAGGAGCCGGTGACTTCGGCCCTGCGTCAGGGTCTGGTCTTCTCCCTGCGGCGCCCGGACTTCTCCCTGGTGGTCACGGTGACGCCGCTCCCCTTCCTGCGGCTCGGCGAGGAGTTCATCGACCCAAAGAGCCACAAGTTCGTGATGAGGCTGCAGTCAGAGACCTCGGTGTGa